A DNA window from Aestuariispira ectoiniformans contains the following coding sequences:
- the thiP gene encoding thiamine/thiamine pyrophosphate ABC transporter permease: protein MLPGAVAFLLLATVVGGALTALIITAQGDGASLLLQDRYIHRVTLFTLFQALLSTLLSALFAIPVARAFYRRRFVGRAFLLRLFGLCLVVPTIAAILGIIQVHGKSGWVHRLLDMIGVDSGHYLYGLTGILIAHVFFNMPLMVRGLLNAFNAIPAESWRLARQLGMSEWQAFRLIEWPALRNSLPGLAGLVLMLCFTSFAVILTLGGGPKATTLEVAIYQSLRFDFDIARAVALAFIQIVICGGTAALMLRVGKRTDTELTHATRSQPPASGSLHSRLFDGTMIAVSLVLVLPPGIAIILGGLNSKLSAVLVDPSFHVAVLTSLAVALPAGLLALATGFAILVTSRHLGLRLKHRNLGGLLEHSGALILVVPPYVLATGLFVALRSHTDLFSIGPVLVVLINALMALPFVIRVIGPTYHRLGQEQERLCRSLGMTGWLRLHLVEWPDLRKPVALALALAVTLSLGDFGVIALFGSQDFATLPLYIYRNMGSYRMDQAAVAALALIALIFVLFQALERLIGGRNA from the coding sequence ATGCTTCCCGGCGCCGTTGCGTTTTTGCTGCTGGCGACCGTCGTCGGCGGCGCCCTGACCGCATTGATTATCACTGCACAGGGCGATGGTGCATCCCTGCTCCTCCAGGACCGCTACATCCACCGCGTCACGCTTTTCACGCTGTTCCAGGCCCTGCTGTCGACCCTGCTCAGCGCGCTTTTTGCAATTCCTGTGGCGCGCGCGTTCTATCGCCGCCGTTTCGTGGGAAGGGCCTTTCTCCTCCGCCTGTTCGGGCTCTGCCTCGTTGTCCCGACCATTGCTGCGATCCTCGGCATCATCCAGGTTCATGGGAAAAGCGGCTGGGTTCACAGGCTGTTGGACATGATCGGGGTCGATTCGGGGCACTACCTTTATGGCCTGACCGGCATCCTGATCGCGCATGTCTTCTTCAACATGCCGTTAATGGTCAGAGGCCTATTGAATGCCTTCAATGCCATTCCAGCGGAAAGCTGGCGGCTCGCCCGGCAGCTCGGCATGAGCGAATGGCAAGCCTTCCGCCTGATTGAATGGCCGGCCCTGCGTAACAGCCTGCCCGGGTTGGCCGGACTGGTGCTGATGCTGTGCTTCACCAGTTTTGCCGTCATCCTGACTTTGGGCGGCGGCCCGAAAGCCACGACGCTGGAAGTCGCCATTTACCAGTCCCTGCGTTTCGACTTCGACATCGCCCGCGCCGTGGCCCTCGCCTTCATCCAGATCGTAATCTGCGGCGGCACAGCGGCTCTTATGCTGCGCGTGGGGAAGCGGACCGATACGGAACTTACCCACGCCACCCGGTCTCAACCGCCCGCAAGCGGCAGCCTCCACAGCCGCCTTTTCGACGGGACCATGATCGCCGTGTCGCTTGTGCTGGTCCTGCCGCCGGGGATTGCCATCATTCTGGGTGGCCTGAACAGCAAACTTTCTGCGGTTCTCGTTGATCCGTCCTTTCATGTTGCGGTGCTCACCAGCCTCGCGGTTGCACTGCCTGCAGGGCTTTTGGCGCTTGCCACGGGTTTTGCAATTCTGGTCACCAGCCGCCATCTTGGACTTCGCCTCAAACATCGGAACCTCGGTGGTCTTCTGGAACATTCAGGTGCGCTGATCCTCGTCGTACCGCCTTACGTCCTTGCCACCGGCCTGTTTGTCGCCTTACGCAGCCACACGGACCTGTTCTCCATCGGCCCGGTGCTGGTCGTCCTGATCAACGCCCTGATGGCGTTACCCTTTGTGATCCGGGTCATCGGACCGACCTATCATCGCCTGGGTCAGGAACAAGAGCGCCTCTGCCGCAGCCTCGGCATGACCGGCTGGCTGCGCCTGCATCTGGTGGAATGGCCGGACTTGCGCAAGCCTGTTGCGCTGGCTCTCGCACTTGCCGTCACGCTATCGCTTGGCGATTTTGGCGTCATCGCCCTGTTCGGCAGCCAGGATTTCGCCACACTTCCCCTCTACATCTATCGCAATATGGGCAGTTACCGTATGGATCAGGCCGCTGTTGCGGCCCTTGCGTTGATTGCCCTGATCTTTGTTTTGTTCCAAGCCCTCGAACGTTTGATAGGAGGCCGTAATGCTTGA
- the thiB gene encoding thiamine ABC transporter substrate binding subunit has product MKTFLKSTAAIIGLVAASATAQAADNVLTVYTYDSFTADWGPGPAIEKAFEAECNCDLQWVAVDGSASLLSRLQLEGDSSKADVALGLDMNLLQQAKDTGLFAKHGADLSALTLPIDWKDDSFVPFDYGYFSFVYDSKSLANPPKSLKELVDAPDDLTIVVEDPRTSTPGLGLLLWVKEVYGDKAEEAWAKLAPKIVTTTKGWTEAYGMFLEGEAKMVLSYTTSPAYHIEADKEDRYKAAAFDEGHYMQVEVAAKLKNSSNPELATKFLNFIMQDGFQDTIPMGNWMYPVTALKDGLPASFDTLVQPSKSLLIDSKTVADNRRDWTQEWLTALSQ; this is encoded by the coding sequence ATGAAAACTTTCCTGAAATCCACCGCAGCCATCATTGGACTTGTCGCCGCCAGCGCCACCGCGCAGGCCGCCGACAATGTGCTGACGGTTTACACGTATGATTCCTTCACCGCCGATTGGGGCCCCGGCCCGGCAATTGAAAAAGCCTTCGAAGCGGAATGCAATTGCGACTTGCAATGGGTGGCTGTCGACGGTTCCGCCAGCCTGCTGAGCCGTCTGCAGTTGGAAGGTGACAGCAGCAAGGCCGATGTGGCGCTGGGCCTGGACATGAACCTGTTACAACAGGCCAAGGACACCGGCCTGTTCGCCAAACATGGCGCAGACCTGTCGGCTCTTACCCTGCCGATCGACTGGAAAGACGACAGCTTCGTTCCCTTCGACTATGGCTATTTCTCCTTTGTCTACGACAGCAAGAGCCTGGCGAATCCACCCAAAAGCCTGAAGGAACTGGTCGATGCTCCGGACGACCTGACCATCGTGGTCGAAGACCCGCGCACCTCCACGCCGGGCCTGGGCCTGCTGCTTTGGGTCAAGGAGGTTTACGGCGACAAGGCGGAAGAGGCCTGGGCCAAGCTTGCGCCGAAGATCGTGACCACCACCAAGGGCTGGACCGAGGCCTATGGCATGTTCTTGGAGGGCGAAGCGAAGATGGTTCTGAGCTATACCACCTCCCCTGCCTATCATATCGAAGCCGACAAGGAGGACCGTTACAAGGCGGCGGCCTTCGACGAAGGGCATTACATGCAGGTGGAGGTTGCGGCAAAACTGAAGAACAGCAGCAACCCGGAACTGGCGACGAAATTCCTGAATTTCATCATGCAGGACGGCTTCCAGGATACGATCCCGATGGGGAACTGGATGTATCCGGTGACAGCCCTGAAAGACGGTTTGCCCGCCAGTTTCGATACGCTGGTTCAGCCGAGCAAGAGCCTGCTGATTGACTCGAAAACAGTTGCCGACAACCGGCGCGACTGGACGCAGGAATGGCTGACCGCGCTCAGCCAGTAA
- the lipB gene encoding lipoyl(octanoyl) transferase LipB: MTNSEIEWKISDGLVDYEEAIAFMEQRVADIRAGTACECVWLLEHPPLYTAGTSARREDLLQPDRFPVYDVGRGGQYTYHGPGQRIAYVMLDLKRRNPDVRWYVNALEDWVIRALQEFNVTGEKREGRVGIWVPRGGEREDKIAAIGVRLRKWVTFHGIAINVEPDLSHFGGIVPCGIGDEALGVTSLVDLGLPVTMEDLDVALMRTFDEAFDPLQKAG, translated from the coding sequence ATGACAAATTCTGAAATCGAGTGGAAAATCTCGGACGGCCTTGTCGATTATGAGGAGGCCATCGCCTTTATGGAGCAACGGGTTGCAGACATTCGCGCAGGCACGGCATGCGAATGTGTGTGGCTGTTGGAACATCCCCCGCTTTACACCGCCGGCACCAGCGCACGGCGCGAAGACCTGCTGCAGCCGGACCGCTTTCCCGTCTATGACGTGGGGCGCGGCGGGCAATATACCTATCACGGGCCGGGACAACGAATCGCCTATGTGATGCTGGACCTGAAACGGCGTAATCCGGATGTGCGCTGGTATGTGAATGCCCTTGAAGACTGGGTGATTCGCGCCCTGCAGGAATTCAATGTGACCGGTGAAAAGCGTGAGGGCCGGGTCGGCATATGGGTGCCGCGTGGCGGCGAACGGGAAGACAAGATCGCAGCCATCGGCGTGCGTCTGCGCAAATGGGTTACCTTTCACGGCATCGCCATCAATGTAGAGCCGGACCTCAGCCATTTCGGCGGCATCGTTCCCTGCGGGATCGGCGATGAGGCGCTAGGTGTCACCTCCCTGGTCGATCTGGGCCTGCCGGTCACCATGGAAGACCTGGATGTGGCTCTGATGCGGACCTTTGACGAGGCCTTCGATCCCTTGCAAAAAGCCGGTTAG
- a CDS encoding IS5 family transposase (programmed frameshift) — protein sequence MSRRRYELTDFEWSIIAPLLPNKPRGVPRVDDRRVLNGILWRFRAGTPWAEIPERYGPHTTCYNRFVRWRKAGVWDRLLEAISAAYDSDIVMIDSSCVRVHQHGATGKKGDDDGCMGRSRGGLTTKIHALVDAEGRPVKLALTPGQAHDGRSAEGLLKDLKEGAILLADRAYDSDAIRALADARKAWANIPPKRNRKKTFAFSSWVYRQRNLVERFFNKLKQFRGIATRYDRNPENFLAAVKLASCRIWIRSYESAA from the exons ATGAGCCGCCGCCGCTACGAACTGACAGATTTCGAATGGTCGATTATCGCACCTTTGCTGCCGAACAAGCCGCGCGGGGTACCACGTGTCGATGACCGGCGGGTGCTGAACGGCATTCTGTGGCGGTTCCGGGCAGGCACGCCTTGGGCGGAGATACCGGAGCGTTACGGCCCCCATACGACCTGCTACAATCGCTTCGTCCGCTGGCGCAAGGCCGGGGTATGGGATCGGCTTTTGGAGGCAATCTCAGCGGCTTACGACAGCGACATCGTCATGATCGACAGTAGTTGCGTCCGGGTCCATCAGCATGGTGCGACCGGTAAAAAGGGGGAT GACGATGGCTGCATGGGCCGTTCCCGGGGTGGACTGACGACCAAGATCCATGCCCTTGTCGACGCTGAAGGTCGGCCGGTGAAACTGGCCCTCACGCCGGGGCAAGCTCATGACGGCCGATCAGCGGAGGGCCTGCTCAAAGACTTGAAGGAGGGGGCCATCCTGCTGGCCGACCGGGCCTATGACAGTGACGCCATCCGCGCCCTTGCCGACGCGCGCAAGGCCTGGGCCAATATTCCGCCAAAACGGAACCGCAAAAAGACCTTCGCCTTCTCAAGCTGGGTCTATCGCCAGCGCAACCTCGTCGAGCGCTTCTTCAACAAGCTCAAGCAATTCCGGGGCATCGCCACGCGATACGACCGTAACCCAGAGAATTTCCTGGCTGCCGTCAAGCTCGCTTCATGCCGCATCTGGATCAGAAGTTATGAGTCTGCGGCCTAG
- a CDS encoding transporter substrate-binding domain-containing protein has protein sequence MAVKLPKPKSETDLRYVYDRELLDMALRETEQQYGPYHISYASSAMSHKRTRVEIGRGRLINVVRSPTNADLEVSTIPVRIPIFMGLLGYRVALIRAEDQARFNKILSLQDLAALRAGQGAGWVDIPILQKNGLSVVKGANYDSLFGMLSAGRFDYFPRGVNEILTELETHRDQYPSLSAEKTLLLHYPFPVYFFVSKKQPNLAKRLYQGLSILAERGDLERLLYRYFGQQIKKLNLAKRRVFYLKNPDLPSQTPLAARHLWFNPLDARAKENPAQG, from the coding sequence ATGGCCGTAAAACTGCCGAAACCAAAATCGGAAACCGATCTTCGATATGTCTATGACCGGGAGTTGCTGGACATGGCGCTCCGCGAAACGGAGCAGCAATACGGTCCCTATCATATCAGCTATGCGTCCTCCGCCATGTCCCATAAACGCACCAGGGTGGAAATCGGACGGGGCCGCCTGATCAATGTCGTTCGGTCACCGACCAACGCCGATCTGGAGGTCAGCACCATTCCTGTTCGCATCCCCATATTCATGGGGCTTTTGGGGTACCGTGTCGCCCTTATCCGCGCCGAAGATCAGGCGCGCTTCAACAAAATCCTTTCCCTGCAGGACCTGGCGGCGTTACGTGCCGGACAGGGGGCCGGTTGGGTCGATATCCCGATTCTTCAAAAGAACGGCCTCTCCGTTGTGAAGGGGGCTAATTACGACAGTCTGTTCGGCATGCTGAGTGCCGGTCGATTCGACTATTTCCCGCGAGGCGTCAATGAAATCCTTACCGAACTGGAAACCCACCGGGATCAATATCCGTCGCTGAGCGCGGAAAAGACATTACTTCTCCACTACCCCTTCCCGGTCTATTTCTTCGTCTCGAAGAAACAGCCGAATCTGGCAAAAAGGCTCTATCAGGGGCTTAGTATCCTGGCCGAGCGTGGTGACCTGGAACGCCTGCTCTACCGTTACTTCGGACAGCAGATCAAAAAACTGAATCTGGCCAAGCGCCGCGTGTTTTATCTCAAAAACCCGGATTTACCCAGCCAGACGCCACTGGCCGCGCGCCACCTCTGGTTCAATCCTCTTGATGCACGCGCAAAGGAAAACCCCGCTCAGGGCTGA
- a CDS encoding NADP-dependent malic enzyme produces MADDLQKEALYYHRMHPAGKLSVQATKPLANQRDLSLAYSPGVAAACNLIVDDPQEAASVTARGNLIGVISNGTAVLGLGPIGPLASKPVMEGKAVLFKKFAGIDVFDIEVDETDVDKFCNVVEALEPTFGGINLEDIKAPECFEIEKRLRERMNIPVFHDDQHGTAIIVAAAIYNGLEIVAKKFEDVKIVCSGAGAAALACLNMLVSMGARRENITVCDIDGVVYKGREQMDPYKEFYAQDTDARTLADVIAGADVFMGLSAPKVLKPEMVEGMAENPLILALANPTPEILPEEALAVRPDVIMATGRSDYPNQVNNVLCFPFIFRGALDVGATEINEAMKVACVKAIAALARKEVSDVVANAYGEVRGFGRDNLIPKPFDPRLILEVAPAVAKAAMDSGVATRPIEDFDKYRQQLTGFVYRSGTVMKPIFDKAIENPKRVVYAEGEEERVLRAVQVVVDDGIARPILIGRRAVVLDRIEKLGLRLKIDRDFELCDPENDPRFREYWTIYHEMMGRSGVSIEYAKVVVRTRTTVIGAIMLSRGEADALICGTTGLFSKHLRHVKEIIGTRDGVRDMSTINMLVLSKGVVFMTDTHVSKDPTSEELAEMAVLAADEVQRFGIKPKVALLSHSNFGSSTHESAIKVRKAVEILQREYPDMEVDGEMHADTALNAELRDTLLPGARLEGDANLMVMPSLDAANISYNMVKMLGDGLSVGPILVGSALPAHVLTPSLTARGIVNMTAIAVVDAQTHERNAKVKGMK; encoded by the coding sequence ATGGCGGACGATCTTCAAAAAGAGGCGCTTTACTATCACCGTATGCATCCCGCCGGGAAGCTGAGCGTTCAGGCGACAAAGCCGCTGGCGAACCAGCGTGACCTGAGCCTGGCCTATTCCCCGGGCGTTGCCGCCGCATGCAACCTGATCGTCGACGACCCGCAGGAAGCCGCCTCCGTGACCGCGCGTGGGAACCTGATTGGCGTGATTTCCAACGGCACGGCTGTTCTGGGGCTGGGGCCGATCGGGCCGCTGGCATCCAAGCCTGTCATGGAAGGCAAGGCCGTCCTGTTCAAGAAATTCGCCGGGATTGATGTCTTTGACATTGAAGTCGACGAGACCGATGTCGACAAATTCTGCAATGTTGTAGAGGCCCTCGAGCCCACCTTTGGTGGCATCAACCTGGAAGATATCAAAGCACCTGAATGTTTCGAGATCGAAAAACGGTTGCGGGAGAGGATGAATATTCCCGTCTTCCATGACGACCAGCATGGCACTGCAATTATTGTCGCGGCGGCCATCTACAACGGTCTGGAAATCGTTGCCAAGAAATTCGAAGACGTGAAAATCGTCTGTTCCGGCGCGGGCGCCGCCGCGCTGGCCTGTCTGAATATGCTGGTCAGCATGGGCGCACGCCGTGAGAATATCACCGTCTGCGATATCGACGGCGTGGTCTATAAGGGCCGCGAACAGATGGACCCCTATAAGGAGTTCTACGCGCAGGATACCGATGCCAGGACGTTGGCCGATGTGATTGCCGGGGCGGATGTCTTCATGGGCCTTTCCGCGCCGAAAGTTCTGAAACCGGAAATGGTTGAGGGCATGGCGGAAAACCCGCTGATCCTGGCGCTGGCCAACCCGACCCCGGAAATCCTGCCGGAAGAGGCGCTGGCGGTTCGCCCGGACGTGATCATGGCGACAGGCCGGTCGGACTATCCCAACCAGGTGAATAACGTCCTGTGCTTCCCCTTTATTTTCCGTGGTGCGCTGGATGTCGGGGCGACGGAAATCAACGAGGCGATGAAGGTCGCCTGTGTGAAGGCGATTGCGGCCCTGGCGCGCAAGGAAGTATCCGATGTTGTGGCCAATGCCTATGGTGAAGTGCGCGGCTTTGGCCGTGACAACCTGATTCCCAAACCGTTTGATCCGCGCCTGATCCTGGAAGTGGCACCCGCCGTAGCGAAGGCCGCGATGGATAGTGGTGTTGCGACCCGCCCGATCGAGGATTTCGACAAATATCGCCAGCAGTTGACTGGTTTTGTCTATCGCTCCGGTACGGTGATGAAGCCGATTTTCGACAAGGCCATCGAAAACCCGAAACGCGTTGTCTATGCCGAAGGCGAGGAAGAACGTGTCCTGCGCGCCGTGCAGGTTGTTGTGGACGACGGCATTGCCCGCCCCATCCTGATCGGTCGCCGTGCGGTGGTTCTGGACCGTATCGAGAAGTTGGGGCTGCGTCTCAAGATCGATCGCGACTTCGAACTTTGTGATCCGGAAAACGACCCTCGCTTCCGTGAATACTGGACGATCTATCACGAGATGATGGGCCGTAGCGGCGTTTCCATCGAGTATGCGAAAGTAGTTGTTCGTACGCGTACGACGGTAATTGGTGCGATCATGTTGAGCCGTGGTGAGGCAGATGCCCTCATCTGCGGAACGACCGGCCTGTTCTCGAAACATCTGCGCCATGTGAAAGAGATCATCGGAACCCGCGATGGCGTTCGCGATATGTCGACGATCAATATGCTGGTTCTCAGCAAAGGCGTTGTTTTCATGACCGATACTCATGTCTCAAAAGATCCCACATCCGAGGAACTTGCAGAGATGGCGGTGCTTGCCGCCGACGAGGTTCAGCGGTTCGGCATCAAGCCGAAAGTGGCGCTTCTGTCCCATTCGAACTTCGGCTCTTCCACCCATGAAAGCGCCATCAAGGTTCGCAAGGCAGTCGAGATTCTGCAGCGCGAGTATCCGGACATGGAGGTGGACGGCGAAATGCACGCCGACACGGCCTTGAATGCGGAACTGCGCGATACGTTGCTACCGGGTGCAAGGCTGGAAGGGGACGCCAATCTCATGGTCATGCCCAGCCTGGATGCCGCAAATATTTCATATAATATGGTTAAGATGCTGGGTGATGGCCTGTCGGTCGGTCCGATCCTCGTTGGGTCGGCGCTGCCGGCACATGTACTGACGCCCTCCTTGACCGCACGTGGTATCGTCAATATGACGGCGATTGCAGTGGTCGATGCGCAGACGCATGAACGTAATGCCAAAGTAAAAGGTATGAAGTAA
- the mgtE gene encoding magnesium transporter, whose product MAEPEKIPQEEVESDAFEELYGVTEDLVDRVVDALDQEAAPEQIKAILEPLHSADIADLLEQLSAGNRERLIAVLGDDLDSEVWAYLDYSIREDIVDDLETEQLAEIVTGLASDDAIDIIEDLDEADQKELLDAIPADDRAIYEKSLSYPEESAGRLMQREVVTVPNFWTVGQTIDYMRDERIELPDDFYNLVIVDPSHKPVGLVKLSKLLRTGRDAAVSNIMAEDMKIIPATMDQEDAAFLFRQYGLVEAPVVDEEEGGRLVGVITVDDIVDVLDEEYEEDILKMGGVKEDDFYSDILETTRMRFSWLLVNLGTAIIASLVIALFAATLEKVVALAILMPIVASMGGNAGTQTLTVAVRALATNELTPSNALRIVGKEIIVGGLNGFLFAILMGLIAWGWFSDPALGAVIASAMIINLLVAGLAGTLIPLGLEKLGQDPAISSSVFLTTITDVIGFFAFLGLAAWVLL is encoded by the coding sequence GTGGCGGAACCGGAAAAAATCCCCCAGGAAGAGGTCGAATCTGACGCCTTTGAGGAACTCTATGGCGTAACGGAAGACCTTGTCGACCGCGTTGTTGACGCGCTCGACCAAGAGGCTGCGCCTGAGCAGATAAAGGCTATCCTCGAACCGCTTCACTCGGCGGATATCGCGGATTTGCTCGAACAGCTAAGCGCGGGAAACCGTGAACGTCTGATTGCGGTGCTGGGCGATGACCTCGATTCAGAGGTCTGGGCCTATCTCGACTATTCCATTCGTGAAGATATCGTCGATGATCTGGAAACCGAGCAGCTTGCGGAAATCGTAACCGGGCTGGCGTCGGACGATGCAATCGACATCATCGAGGACCTGGATGAGGCGGACCAGAAAGAGCTTCTGGATGCCATCCCGGCTGACGACCGTGCGATCTATGAGAAAAGCCTTTCCTATCCGGAGGAGAGTGCCGGGCGTCTCATGCAGCGCGAGGTGGTCACGGTCCCCAATTTCTGGACCGTCGGCCAGACCATCGACTACATGCGTGATGAGCGTATCGAACTGCCGGATGATTTCTATAACCTCGTGATCGTGGACCCCTCTCACAAGCCGGTCGGTTTGGTGAAATTGTCCAAACTGTTGCGGACGGGCCGTGACGCCGCCGTCAGCAATATCATGGCAGAGGATATGAAGATCATTCCCGCGACCATGGACCAGGAGGATGCGGCCTTTCTGTTCCGCCAGTATGGACTAGTGGAGGCACCGGTTGTTGACGAGGAAGAGGGTGGTCGACTGGTCGGGGTTATCACGGTTGATGATATCGTCGACGTTCTTGACGAGGAATATGAGGAAGACATCCTCAAGATGGGTGGTGTGAAGGAGGATGACTTTTATTCAGACATCCTTGAAACCACCCGTATGCGCTTTTCCTGGCTTCTGGTGAACCTTGGCACCGCGATTATTGCGAGCCTGGTCATCGCGCTTTTTGCCGCGACCCTGGAAAAGGTTGTTGCGCTGGCGATTTTGATGCCGATTGTGGCGTCCATGGGGGGGAATGCGGGTACGCAGACGCTCACCGTTGCCGTGCGCGCGCTGGCGACCAATGAACTTACCCCGTCGAACGCCCTTCGTATTGTTGGCAAGGAAATCATCGTCGGTGGTTTGAATGGCTTCCTGTTTGCAATTCTGATGGGCTTGATCGCCTGGGGGTGGTTCTCCGACCCGGCCCTGGGGGCGGTTATCGCGTCTGCCATGATCATCAACTTATTGGTGGCGGGGCTTGCGGGAACGCTCATTCCGCTCGGTCTGGAAAAACTGGGGCAAGACCCGGCAATTTCCTCCAGTGTGTTTCTGACAACGATTACCGACGTGATCGGCTTCTTTGCTTTTCTTGGCCTTGCCGCATGGGTTCTGCTGTAA
- a CDS encoding DMT family transporter, with amino-acid sequence MSINSRSGKDTEAMSAELPHKLLPPLLLLAVGSLNAAIISLSKLAISNGVPPLANAFWTSCGAGLALLLIALRKAPSNLGTKIRYGLLAGSVSVALPTALVALVISHIGSGMTSVVYAFPPLLTYLLSLPMGLDRPSFRRFAGIMIGLAGALIIVFPPDGGSVNLWMALAMLIPVSLAWGNIYRTTAWPQGGRPGELAAMVQLGAASLLILPMFFAGQVYLPFADSDIASYALLAQMAVTTVMYVLFFMLQKVGGPVYLSQIGYVIVATGLMIGWAVFGENYSASVFAALGLIAAGLYLANKRKA; translated from the coding sequence GTGTCCATCAACAGCCGGTCCGGGAAAGATACGGAAGCCATGTCGGCAGAGCTTCCGCACAAGCTTCTGCCACCGCTGCTTCTGTTGGCCGTCGGATCGCTGAATGCGGCGATCATCTCGCTCAGCAAGCTTGCGATCAGCAACGGCGTCCCTCCCCTGGCCAACGCCTTCTGGACGTCCTGCGGGGCGGGCCTTGCCCTGCTCCTGATCGCCCTTCGCAAAGCCCCTTCCAATCTTGGCACGAAAATCCGTTACGGCCTGCTGGCCGGGTCAGTCAGCGTGGCATTGCCCACCGCACTTGTCGCCCTTGTCATCAGCCATATAGGATCGGGCATGACGTCGGTCGTCTATGCCTTTCCACCACTGCTGACCTATCTGTTATCCCTGCCGATGGGACTGGACCGGCCCTCCTTCCGGCGCTTTGCAGGCATCATGATCGGACTGGCAGGTGCCCTCATCATCGTATTCCCCCCGGACGGCGGCAGCGTCAATCTATGGATGGCTCTGGCAATGCTGATCCCGGTATCGCTTGCATGGGGCAATATCTATCGGACAACCGCCTGGCCGCAGGGCGGCCGCCCCGGTGAGCTGGCGGCGATGGTGCAACTCGGCGCAGCCTCCCTGCTCATCCTTCCGATGTTTTTTGCCGGACAGGTTTATCTGCCCTTTGCCGATAGCGACATCGCCTCCTATGCGCTCCTGGCGCAGATGGCAGTGACGACGGTGATGTATGTCCTGTTCTTCATGCTGCAAAAGGTCGGCGGGCCGGTTTATCTCAGCCAGATCGGTTACGTCATCGTTGCCACGGGCCTTATGATCGGCTGGGCAGTCTTTGGAGAGAATTATTCAGCAAGTGTCTTTGCCGCCCTCGGCCTGATTGCCGCGGGTCTATATCTGGCAAACAAACGCAAGGCCTAG
- a CDS encoding DUF4336 domain-containing protein, translating to MSYQPYEPLNCLKPITDNIWLVDGPIVEMSYMKVLSIPFPTRMTIIRLSDGRLVVHSPTLLTADLKASVDALGKVAFLLSPNRIHYVYLNSWKEAYPEAQVWAAPDVRENVPDVAIDHVFGEDGAPDWGDEMRYVLVPGSYMTELEIFHNPSRTLVLTDLIENFEEDREGGTLMKIAMKCGGVVDPNGSTPRDLRQTFSYKHKRTTKQAVEKMIAWGPERVIIAHGRWYEKDGTRELKRAFGWLLK from the coding sequence ATGTCATATCAGCCTTATGAACCGCTGAACTGCCTGAAGCCAATCACCGACAATATCTGGCTCGTCGACGGGCCGATTGTCGAAATGAGCTATATGAAGGTTCTTTCCATCCCTTTTCCGACCCGGATGACAATTATCCGCCTGTCAGACGGGCGATTGGTTGTGCATTCGCCGACTTTGCTGACAGCGGATTTAAAGGCCAGCGTTGATGCATTGGGCAAGGTCGCCTTTCTGTTGTCGCCGAACCGTATCCACTATGTTTATCTGAATTCCTGGAAAGAGGCTTATCCGGAGGCGCAGGTCTGGGCGGCACCGGACGTTCGGGAGAATGTTCCCGACGTGGCAATTGACCATGTTTTTGGTGAGGATGGCGCGCCGGACTGGGGTGATGAAATGCGTTATGTGCTGGTTCCCGGCTCATACATGACGGAACTGGAGATATTTCATAACCCCAGCCGTACCCTTGTGCTGACCGACCTGATCGAAAACTTTGAAGAGGACCGTGAAGGCGGCACCTTGATGAAGATTGCGATGAAATGCGGCGGTGTTGTTGACCCGAATGGATCTACGCCGCGTGATCTGCGGCAAACCTTTAGCTATAAGCATAAAAGGACGACGAAGCAGGCCGTTGAGAAAATGATCGCCTGGGGGCCGGAACGTGTGATTATCGCGCATGGCCGCTGGTATGAAAAAGATGGAACCCGGGAACTGAAACGCGCCTTTGGCTGGCTGTTGAAATAG
- a CDS encoding MerR family transcriptional regulator, translated as MEFSIRDLATEFGVTTRTIRFYEDQGLITPLRRGQQRIFSTRDRTRLKLILRGKRLGFSLAEIREIIDMYDAERGELGQLNHFLAKIKERRDDLELKRRDIEDTIDELDEVRDKVRERLRQIDEGAEDGGPLCERS; from the coding sequence GTGGAATTTTCCATCCGCGATTTGGCAACGGAATTCGGCGTTACAACCCGGACCATTCGCTTTTACGAGGATCAGGGGTTGATTACGCCGCTGCGGCGTGGCCAGCAACGCATTTTCTCCACGCGCGACCGGACGCGGCTGAAGCTTATTCTGCGCGGTAAACGGCTTGGGTTCTCGCTGGCCGAAATACGCGAAATCATCGACATGTATGATGCCGAACGCGGCGAATTGGGTCAGTTGAACCACTTCCTTGCCAAAATCAAGGAACGCCGTGACGACCTGGAACTGAAGCGCCGCGATATCGAGGATACGATCGATGAACTGGACGAGGTCAGGGACAAGGTCCGGGAACGCCTGCGCCAAATTGACGAAGGGGCAGAGGATGGAGGCCCGCTATGCGAGAGGTCCTGA